A genomic window from Fusarium oxysporum Fo47 chromosome VIII, complete sequence includes:
- a CDS encoding GLEYA domain-containing protein, which produces MPGQTGTVVLFNSQPYSTFTSYGAVSTAATYTSPPPAPGQTGIVMVLMQQPYTTITSYGGVTAESTTTIEPSSPGQTGTPYTTVTSWGSFSTSGTTTLSPTSPGGTATVVMQKPQPYTTVTTYATVSSVSTSTGTPASAGQTATVVVVAPAVGTKVADQTCNNAGLEYAIYTNPYTNGDPPKYSALDVSHFATTAPTYNGVTRSIGITEPGGVKAGNSGPAQVIYPGSPSQTWQYKAVNHRAFLYAPINGTYSVVVPYSDEVTLVWFGNKALSTWTRANADLQQNYSSGPSSSMTFKIQLTAGTYTPFRVFWANAQGDYSMIITVTAPDGTVIVDGSGSSSQYFVRFACDSSTPSYPAFGSGG; this is translated from the exons ATGCCAGGTCAAACAGGTACCGTGGTGCTCTTCAATTCGCAGCCATATTCGACCTTTACTTCATACGGAGCCGTCTCGACCGCTGCCACATACACCTCGCCTCCCCCTGCTCCTGGCCAGACAGGTATTGTTATGGTTTTAATGCAACAACCATATACGACCATCACTTCATACGGAGGCGTGACGGCTGAATCTACAACCACCATAGAGCCATCTAGTCCGGGCCAAACGGGCACT CCCTATACGACGGTCACGAGCTGGGGgtccttctcaacatctggTACTACTACCTTATCGCCAACTTCTCCTGGTGGCACTGCTACAGTGGTTATGCAAAAGCCCCAACCATACACCACTGTAACTACCTATGCCACTGTCTCAAGCGTCAGCACATCTACTGGGACTCCGGCTTCCGCTGGGCAGACTGCTACCGTGGTGGTCGTCGCTCCCGCAGTTGGTACAAAGGTTGCAGATCAAACATGTAACAACGCTGGTCTGGAATACGCTATCTATACCAACCCGTACACCAACGGTGATCCGCCTAAATATTCCGCCCTCGACGTATCACATTTCGCAACAACTGCACCGACTTATAATGGTGTCACGCGGTCGATTGGTATTACAGAACCAGGAGGTGTAAAAGCAGGAAACTCAGGCCCTGCCCAGGTTATTTACCCTGGCTCACCAAGCCAGACATGGCAGTATAAAGCTGTCAACCATCGGGCATTCTTATATGCGCCTATCAATGGTACTTACTCTGTTGTTGTCCCATACTCGGATGAGGTAACACTGGTCTGGTTTGGTAACAAAGCTTTGTCAACATGGACACGTGCCAATGCAGATCTCCAGCAAAACTACTCATCAGGGCCTTCCAGCTCTATGACTTTCAAGATCCAGCTGACAGCGGGTACTTACACGCCGTTCCGGGTTTTCTGGGCTAATGCCCAGGGAGACTATTCTATGATAATTACTGTTACAGCTCCGGACGGTACTGTCATAGTTGATGGCTCTGGGTCATCAAGCCAATACTTTGTTAGATTTGCTTGTGATTCTAGTACACCTTCTTATCCTGCATTTGGAAGTGGCGGTTAA